From Fibrobacter sp. UWR2, the proteins below share one genomic window:
- a CDS encoding RidA family protein, translated as MDIKKKVEELALTLPECPVPLAAYIPATRFGDTIVVSGQLPSVKGDFSAYCGTVPAELSVEKATEAARICLLNNIAAAMTQLQHGETLRLVQMQGFVQSAADFHEQPAILNGASELAVQILGENGKHARTAVGVKALPKNAAVEISCTFQAVPEEVQFTGRMNWIEQ; from the coding sequence ATGGATATCAAGAAGAAAGTCGAAGAACTGGCGCTCACCCTCCCCGAATGCCCCGTACCGCTTGCGGCATACATCCCGGCAACACGCTTTGGCGATACAATCGTCGTCTCGGGCCAACTCCCGAGCGTCAAGGGCGATTTCTCGGCCTACTGCGGCACCGTTCCGGCCGAACTTTCCGTCGAAAAGGCAACCGAGGCAGCACGCATCTGCCTCTTGAACAACATCGCTGCAGCCATGACTCAACTCCAGCATGGAGAAACGCTCAGACTCGTGCAAATGCAAGGGTTCGTGCAGTCCGCAGCGGATTTCCATGAGCAGCCGGCCATACTGAACGGAGCAAGCGAACTCGCGGTACAGATTCTCGGCGAAAATGGCAAGCACGCACGTACCGCCGTCGGTGTAAAAGCACTCCCGAAGAATGCCGCCGTCGAAATCAGCTGCACCTTCCAGGCTGTACCCGAAGAAGTTCAGTTCACCGGAAGAATGAACTGGATTGAACAGTAA